The following is a genomic window from Deltaproteobacteria bacterium.
GACCAGGATCACAGCTGTCTTGTCCATTCGGTTGCCTACAACCGTACCCACCAGTCTCTTTCTCTGTCCACGCTCTCCCATTATACCCTCGTTTTATCCGATTGCCCCTGCATCGACAATTCCCTGAGCACGGTTTTCACCCTCGCCAGATCTTTCTTTGTCTTGGAAATAATCGCAGTATTTCCCAACTGGC
Proteins encoded in this region:
- the rpmC gene encoding 50S ribosomal protein L29, producing MKAKELRELNREELTEKEREAKQELFNLRFQKATGQLGNTAIISKTKKDLARVKTVLRELSMQGQSDKTRV